One Cryobacterium roopkundense genomic region harbors:
- the dapA gene encoding 4-hydroxy-tetrahydrodipicolinate synthase, with the protein MSSSTNPFGQVLVALVTPFTFDGEVDWAGVEKHIDDVINAGADGIVVTGTTGETSTLTDPEKIRLVEVGKSVAAGRAKIITGGGSNETAHAMQLARQSEKAGADGNMIVTPYYNKPTQAGILTHFRMIADATDLPVILYDIPGRTGVPIAYETILRAAKHPNILAVKDAKGDFAQVSRVLNQTDLMYFSGDDVNVLPHLSIGATGLIGVTGNITATPYRQMVDAVNAGDLKTATAAHMQLEPLVRAVMTHVPGTVAVKYILHGLRRIGSPRVRLPLVGPEESEAAQIEAELDLVKNIPGVDFSNFRPDRNAAAGGSLPKVAGTTR; encoded by the coding sequence GTGAGCTCTTCAACGAATCCCTTTGGCCAGGTGCTAGTCGCCCTCGTCACCCCTTTCACGTTCGACGGCGAAGTGGACTGGGCCGGGGTGGAGAAGCACATCGATGATGTGATCAACGCCGGCGCCGACGGCATCGTGGTCACCGGAACCACTGGAGAGACCAGCACCCTCACCGACCCAGAGAAGATCCGGCTCGTCGAGGTGGGCAAGTCAGTGGCGGCCGGGCGCGCCAAGATCATCACGGGTGGTGGGTCCAATGAGACGGCCCACGCCATGCAGCTCGCGCGCCAGAGCGAGAAGGCCGGCGCCGACGGCAACATGATCGTCACGCCGTACTACAACAAGCCCACACAGGCGGGCATCCTCACCCATTTCCGCATGATCGCTGACGCCACAGACCTTCCGGTGATCCTCTACGACATCCCCGGACGCACCGGCGTGCCGATCGCCTACGAGACGATCCTGCGTGCCGCCAAGCACCCCAACATCCTGGCCGTCAAGGACGCCAAGGGCGACTTCGCCCAGGTCAGCCGGGTGCTCAACCAGACCGACCTGATGTATTTCTCCGGCGACGACGTAAACGTGCTGCCGCACCTGTCGATCGGCGCGACCGGCCTCATCGGCGTCACCGGCAACATCACAGCCACGCCGTATCGCCAGATGGTGGACGCGGTCAACGCGGGGGACTTGAAGACGGCGACCGCTGCCCACATGCAGTTGGAGCCGCTCGTGCGTGCCGTGATGACCCACGTTCCCGGCACCGTCGCGGTCAAGTACATCCTGCACGGGCTGCGCCGCATCGGCAGTCCCCGTGTGCGCCTGCCGCTGGTGGGGCCCGAGGAATCCGAGGCCGCGCAGATCGAAGCTGAACTGGACCTCGTGAAAAACATTCCCGGAGTAGACTTCAGCAACTTTCGCCCCGATCGAAATGCGGCTGCCGGAGGCTCGTTGCCCAAGGTCGCCGGCACCACGCGGTAG
- a CDS encoding ribonuclease J, with translation MTPIGGLGEIGRNMTCFEFEGKILIVDCGVLFPEERQPGVDLILPDFSPIVNRLDDVVGVMLTHGHEDHIGAVPYLLRLRADIPVIGSRLTLALTQAKLQEHGIVPVTILVAEGDHEQVGPFALEFISVNHSIPDSLAVAITTPGGTVLHTGDFKLDQLPLDGRLTDLAEFGRLGREGIDLLLVDSTNADVPGFTPHERAIRPVLDHVIRRAPRRVIVASFSSHVHRVQQVLDSAGDNGRRVTFLGRSMVRNMGIAIRLGYLHPPEGVLVDFKRSGGIPGNEMVYMTTGSQGEPMAVLSRMVSREHEIVVGPGDTVIMASSLIPGNESAIYRIIDGLTKLGAHVVHKGNALVHVSGHASAGSLLFVYNIAKPRNVLPVHGEFRHLSANAELAIETGVPAENVFIGEDGIVLDIRNGRVTQVGQLDIGYVFVDGSTVGEITEADLKDRRILAQEGFISVIVVVEVATGVVLVGPEIHAKGFAEDDSVFDEVKPLIIAALAEAARNDVRDMHALSQIVRRVVGRWVSSTFHRQPMIVPLVIEA, from the coding sequence GTGACTCCCATCGGGGGTCTGGGCGAAATCGGCCGAAACATGACGTGTTTCGAGTTCGAGGGCAAGATCCTGATTGTGGACTGCGGGGTGCTGTTCCCCGAGGAACGCCAGCCGGGCGTCGACTTGATCCTTCCCGATTTCAGCCCGATCGTGAACCGACTCGACGATGTCGTGGGCGTGATGCTCACGCACGGACACGAGGACCACATCGGGGCCGTGCCCTATCTGCTGAGACTTCGGGCAGACATCCCCGTGATCGGGTCGCGGCTCACGCTTGCGCTTACGCAGGCGAAACTCCAGGAACACGGCATTGTGCCGGTGACCATTCTGGTCGCCGAGGGCGACCACGAACAGGTCGGGCCGTTCGCCCTCGAATTCATTTCCGTGAACCACTCCATTCCGGATTCGCTTGCCGTGGCCATCACGACTCCCGGTGGCACCGTGTTGCACACGGGAGATTTCAAGCTGGATCAGCTGCCGCTCGACGGCCGGCTCACCGACCTCGCGGAGTTCGGCCGGCTCGGGCGGGAAGGCATCGACCTGCTGCTCGTTGACTCCACGAACGCGGACGTTCCGGGTTTCACCCCGCACGAACGCGCCATCCGCCCGGTGCTGGACCACGTGATCCGTCGGGCGCCGCGTCGAGTCATCGTGGCGAGCTTCTCCAGTCATGTGCACCGTGTGCAGCAGGTGCTTGATTCTGCCGGCGACAACGGTCGGCGGGTGACCTTTCTGGGGCGGTCGATGGTACGCAATATGGGGATCGCCATCCGACTGGGCTATCTGCACCCCCCGGAGGGCGTGCTCGTCGACTTCAAACGCTCCGGCGGCATTCCCGGCAACGAGATGGTCTACATGACGACAGGGTCTCAGGGCGAGCCGATGGCCGTTTTGAGCCGGATGGTCAGCCGGGAGCACGAGATTGTCGTCGGACCCGGGGACACCGTCATCATGGCGTCCAGCCTCATTCCGGGCAACGAGAGCGCGATTTACCGCATCATCGACGGGCTGACCAAACTCGGTGCGCATGTCGTGCACAAGGGAAATGCTCTAGTGCACGTGTCCGGGCACGCGTCGGCCGGATCGTTGCTCTTCGTCTACAACATCGCAAAACCCCGCAATGTGTTGCCCGTGCACGGCGAATTCAGGCACCTGTCCGCCAACGCGGAGCTCGCAATTGAGACGGGTGTTCCGGCCGAGAATGTGTTCATCGGGGAAGACGGCATTGTGCTGGACATTCGAAATGGCCGCGTGACTCAGGTCGGCCAGCTCGACATCGGGTACGTCTTCGTGGACGGCTCGACCGTGGGCGAGATCACAGAGGCCGATCTGAAAGACCGCCGTATCCTCGCCCAGGAGGGCTTCATCTCGGTGATCGTCGTCGTGGAGGTCGCCACCGGGGTCGTGCTCGTGGGGCCGGAGATCCACGCCAAGGGCTTCGCCGAGGACGACTCGGTCTTCGACGAGGTGAAGCCCCTGATCATCGCGGCCCTGGCCGAAGCCGCCCGCAATGATGTGCGCGACATGCACGCGCTGTCACAGATCGTGCGCCGCGTCGTCGGGCGATGGGTCAGCTCCACCTTCCACCGCCAGCCGATGATCGTTCCCCTCGTCATCGAGGCCTGA
- a CDS encoding efflux RND transporter periplasmic adaptor subunit, whose protein sequence is MKFARTWIFPILRLLVIALIAVALVKLAFFPDGAEASDPAQPTGQIVEPQIPVALGTITNNVTLTATVSADAALPVKATAVGTVDELFVAAGTPVTAGDKIYDIRVETIKDPVETTDALGQVTMTQPKPVITFSKVLAPTTGVLSSLTVIHGQAVAVGDATGQVAPPSFSASGSLSPDQQYRLQTRPTEASVTITNGPAPFTCTGLTVSTPLAGAAAEPAAGADGQTGGTTVTCAIPADVVVFSGLAAKITIAAGQADDVLVVPTTAVEGSAATGVIWFVLPDGTTEERPVTLGMTDGTSVQIIDGVAEGDMVNEFVPGAVPPAPDGCITQPDGSVTCMGGGYAQ, encoded by the coding sequence GTGAAATTCGCGCGCACATGGATCTTTCCCATCCTGCGATTGCTCGTCATAGCGTTGATAGCGGTGGCCCTCGTCAAGCTCGCGTTCTTCCCCGATGGCGCCGAGGCGAGCGACCCGGCTCAGCCCACGGGCCAGATCGTCGAACCGCAGATTCCCGTCGCTCTGGGCACCATCACGAACAACGTGACGCTCACGGCCACGGTGAGCGCCGATGCCGCGCTTCCCGTGAAGGCCACGGCCGTCGGCACCGTCGACGAGCTCTTCGTTGCAGCCGGCACGCCCGTTACCGCGGGCGACAAGATCTACGACATTCGGGTCGAGACCATCAAGGATCCGGTCGAAACAACGGATGCCCTCGGCCAGGTCACGATGACCCAGCCCAAACCGGTGATCACCTTCTCCAAGGTGCTCGCGCCGACCACGGGTGTGCTGAGCTCGCTCACCGTGATTCATGGTCAGGCGGTGGCGGTGGGCGATGCGACGGGACAGGTCGCGCCGCCGAGCTTCTCGGCGAGCGGTTCGCTCAGCCCCGACCAGCAGTATCGCCTGCAGACCCGGCCGACAGAGGCATCCGTTACCATCACCAACGGACCGGCGCCGTTCACCTGCACGGGACTCACTGTGAGCACGCCGCTCGCGGGCGCGGCAGCAGAACCGGCCGCCGGAGCGGACGGCCAGACCGGCGGCACAACGGTGACCTGCGCCATCCCGGCCGACGTGGTCGTGTTCTCCGGCCTGGCCGCCAAGATCACCATTGCGGCCGGGCAGGCCGACGACGTGCTCGTGGTTCCCACGACCGCCGTCGAAGGCTCGGCCGCGACCGGAGTGATCTGGTTCGTGCTGCCTGACGGCACGACGGAGGAACGCCCGGTGACGCTCGGCATGACAGACGGCACGAGCGTCCAGATCATTGACGGTGTCGCTGAGGGCGACATGGTGAATGAATTCGTCCCCGGCGCCGTGCCGCCGGCACCCGACGGGTGCATCACCCAGCCGGACGGCAGCGTGACGTGCATGGGCGGCGGGTACGCGCAGTGA
- a CDS encoding ABC transporter ATP-binding protein produces MTLLHLEGVTRTVDLVDAPPLTILSGVDLDVDDGDRVSIVGRSGSGKTTLLNLLGLLDNPTTGVMLFDARPVQSFSSAERDRVRGRHVGFIFQQFNLLQGRTALENVMTPLLYAQGRQFWQRSRIAAEMLERVGLGDRLGTMPDRLSGGEQQRVAIARSLVRGPRLILADEPTGALDLETGAAVMDLIDEVALASGAALVTITHDPAIAARATRHLRLDHGVLQTAPNIPVAA; encoded by the coding sequence GTGACACTGCTGCACCTCGAGGGAGTCACGAGAACTGTTGATCTCGTCGATGCCCCTCCCCTCACCATCCTCTCCGGCGTCGACCTCGACGTGGACGACGGCGACCGGGTGTCGATCGTGGGACGTTCGGGTTCGGGCAAGACGACGCTGCTGAATCTGCTCGGGCTGTTGGACAACCCCACGACCGGTGTGATGCTCTTCGACGCCCGCCCAGTGCAGTCGTTCTCGTCGGCCGAACGCGACCGCGTACGCGGCCGGCACGTGGGATTCATCTTCCAACAGTTCAACCTCTTGCAGGGCCGCACCGCGCTCGAAAACGTGATGACCCCGCTGCTCTATGCGCAGGGCCGCCAATTCTGGCAGCGCTCGCGCATCGCCGCCGAGATGCTCGAGCGCGTGGGCCTCGGTGACCGGCTGGGCACCATGCCCGACCGGCTCTCCGGCGGTGAGCAGCAACGCGTTGCCATTGCGCGTTCGCTCGTGCGTGGTCCGCGGTTGATCCTCGCCGATGAGCCAACGGGGGCCCTCGACCTCGAGACCGGCGCGGCGGTCATGGACCTCATCGACGAGGTCGCCCTCGCCTCCGGGGCCGCCCTCGTCACGATCACTCACGACCCGGCCATTGCGGCGCGAGCCACCCGACACCTCCGGCTCGACCACGGCGTCTTGCAGACCGCCCCGAACATTCCCGTGGCGGCATGA
- a CDS encoding ABC transporter permease: MNRLMTSLVGSFVEAWQELRIHRTRVMLSLIGVAVAVCAITTVVGLGAVAEQATIEQSERQGGRPASLALYAQMSDGTAPPEATMQDAWTSVIARYKITYASRVINANQTVQFTDGAAPVNVIGVDREYGTMHRMTLSEGTWFSERDAVRLAPAVLVNSVFYDRIGRPNLATHPTTTLVGAQNTTAVITGVYPSATWDTFPAMYMLYDTLAALSVDAPVDPMGYGAPAPQYEMWVPPDLAEELTVAVQRDVQAALGTGATAQINRQDYASFNGDPYLPLKLMVGGVAGLVLLLGALGLVNIALVTLKQRIREIGIRRSFGATAGRVFFAVMMESVVATVVAGVVGVIAAVLIVKNPWLEDLIGQGQVTEFPAFPVEAAILGLVCATVVGALAGLVPALVAVRVKVIDAIRY; encoded by the coding sequence ATGAACCGGCTGATGACGAGCCTCGTCGGCTCCTTTGTGGAGGCCTGGCAGGAACTTCGCATCCACCGCACGCGTGTGATGCTCTCTCTGATCGGCGTGGCCGTGGCCGTCTGTGCGATCACGACGGTCGTGGGCCTCGGCGCCGTGGCCGAACAGGCCACGATCGAGCAAAGCGAGCGCCAGGGCGGGCGCCCGGCGAGCCTCGCGCTCTACGCCCAGATGAGCGACGGCACCGCGCCGCCCGAAGCGACCATGCAGGACGCCTGGACGAGTGTGATCGCCCGGTACAAGATCACCTACGCGAGCCGGGTAATCAACGCCAACCAGACCGTGCAGTTCACGGATGGCGCCGCGCCAGTGAACGTGATCGGCGTCGACCGGGAGTACGGTACCATGCACCGCATGACGCTCAGCGAGGGCACCTGGTTCAGCGAGCGCGACGCAGTGCGGCTCGCACCCGCGGTGCTCGTCAACTCGGTGTTCTACGACCGCATCGGCCGCCCAAACCTCGCGACCCACCCCACGACCACCCTCGTGGGGGCGCAGAACACGACGGCCGTGATCACGGGCGTCTACCCGTCGGCCACCTGGGACACGTTCCCGGCGATGTATATGCTCTACGACACGCTCGCGGCGCTGTCCGTCGACGCTCCAGTCGACCCGATGGGTTACGGTGCTCCGGCTCCGCAATACGAGATGTGGGTTCCGCCAGACCTCGCCGAGGAACTCACCGTCGCCGTGCAGCGTGACGTACAGGCCGCACTGGGCACCGGCGCCACCGCCCAGATCAACCGCCAGGACTACGCGAGCTTCAACGGCGACCCGTACCTTCCCCTCAAACTCATGGTCGGAGGGGTGGCGGGCCTCGTCTTGTTGCTCGGGGCCCTCGGCCTGGTGAACATCGCTCTGGTCACGCTCAAGCAGCGCATCAGGGAGATCGGCATTCGGCGGAGCTTCGGGGCGACCGCCGGGCGGGTCTTCTTCGCCGTGATGATGGAGAGCGTCGTGGCCACTGTGGTCGCCGGTGTGGTGGGCGTGATCGCCGCAGTGCTCATCGTGAAAAATCCGTGGCTGGAGGACCTCATCGGGCAGGGACAGGTCACCGAGTTCCCGGCCTTCCCTGTCGAAGCGGCGATCCTCGGCCTGGTCTGCGCCACCGTCGTGGGCGCGCTCGCGGGGCTGGTGCCGGCGCTCGTGGCCGTGCGGGTCAAAGTGATCGACGCCATCCGCTACTGA
- a CDS encoding LssY C-terminal domain-containing protein produces MRFWRCPTGWLLPGRRRADWLAAGTYDRSMGFSLFTLQITHKIDARTDVERDHIVESVTHGNAVVRLTTIRDFSTEYHARNGGGDAIETDGDLPVLDLRLVRPLAGFNALPSDSRDARPGATILGAVLVGGRALVAGALLVTLLLSWQELTTERAPKK; encoded by the coding sequence GTGCGGTTCTGGAGGTGTCCGACGGGGTGGCTGCTTCCCGGCAGGCGGCGGGCCGACTGGCTGGCTGCGGGTACCTACGACCGAAGCATGGGCTTTTCGCTCTTCACGCTCCAGATCACACACAAGATCGACGCCCGAACGGACGTGGAACGAGACCATATCGTGGAGTCGGTAACGCACGGGAACGCCGTCGTTCGACTCACGACCATTCGGGACTTCTCCACGGAATACCACGCGCGCAACGGGGGAGGGGACGCCATCGAAACGGATGGCGACCTGCCGGTTCTCGACCTGCGTCTCGTTCGTCCCCTGGCCGGCTTCAACGCCCTGCCCAGCGACAGTCGGGATGCCCGCCCGGGGGCGACGATTCTCGGTGCCGTGCTTGTCGGGGGCCGGGCGCTCGTCGCTGGCGCGCTCCTCGTGACGCTGCTGCTCTCGTGGCAGGAGCTCACGACAGAGCGGGCCCCGAAGAAATAG